One region of Caldalkalibacillus thermarum genomic DNA includes:
- a CDS encoding tyrosine-type recombinase/integrase produces the protein MSEMVSATEHDVTWQEAMTEFLAIKQASGVRPATLQGYRNHIERFFRQFRGTWNDEQRLKRGLIKHLSENVSPYTYNLRLVYLRAFLDWCVSEQYLSVNPLKQFKSRKTSERIVDIPDETLQQLLRLPDLKTYCGLRDYALILLTLDTGIRPAEAFRLKPADIDIKTRQVTIREDVSKTGLGRTLYILPETAKSIQKLLHIRPANWANAPLFCKEDGQPMDRHCWNKRIKKYAQTLGINLRPYDLRHAFAIRFLRNGGNVFALQRILGHTDMSMTKRYVYLTQNDLRDVHAQSSPVHKLLPKKTRIRRLDK, from the coding sequence ATGTCTGAAATGGTGTCAGCCACAGAACATGATGTTACCTGGCAGGAGGCTATGACGGAGTTTCTGGCTATTAAACAGGCTTCGGGCGTTCGTCCGGCTACATTGCAGGGATACCGCAACCATATTGAACGCTTTTTCCGGCAGTTTCGCGGCACATGGAATGATGAACAGCGATTGAAGCGCGGTTTGATTAAGCATCTTTCGGAAAATGTCAGTCCTTACACCTATAACCTGCGGTTGGTCTATCTGCGGGCTTTTCTGGATTGGTGTGTCTCGGAACAATATTTGAGCGTCAATCCATTAAAACAGTTTAAATCAAGGAAAACATCTGAACGTATTGTTGACATACCGGATGAGACGTTGCAACAGCTTTTGCGCCTGCCGGACTTGAAAACCTATTGCGGATTAAGGGACTATGCCTTGATTTTATTGACACTGGATACGGGCATCCGTCCCGCTGAAGCTTTCAGATTGAAACCAGCCGATATTGACATCAAGACACGTCAAGTGACGATACGTGAAGATGTATCCAAAACCGGTTTGGGCAGAACGTTATACATTCTGCCGGAAACCGCCAAAAGCATTCAAAAGCTGTTGCATATCCGTCCCGCAAATTGGGCTAATGCGCCGCTGTTTTGCAAGGAAGATGGCCAACCAATGGACAGGCATTGTTGGAACAAGCGCATTAAAAAATATGCCCAAACGCTGGGCATTAATCTTCGTCCATATGATTTGCGCCATGCTTTTGCCATCCGCTTTTTGCGCAATGGCGGTAATGTCTTTGCCTTGCAACGTATCCTGGGGCATACCGACATGTCAATGACAAAAAGATATGTTTATCTCACTCAAAATGATTTGCGCGATGTGCATGCCCAATCCAGTCCAGTGCATAAGCTGTTGCCCAAAAAGACGCGCATTAGGAGGCTGGACAAGTGA
- a CDS encoding phage/plasmid primase, P4 family, which translates to MTYPYHITNDFDLKAKLENLLPHPIRWKGVQGMTRCPFHDDRNPSFTVNVEKGVWHCFAGCGSGTVQELVKRLGGDLKSKPKQRKHQHEYVYTDAEGNPVLMVARDDAPQGKRIVQYHHKDGQWYTGKGHAKPVPYNLPLLIRAIEAGNPVFVVEGEKCADALSAFQCPATTNAGGAGKWPQDETYNAYFKGADVILIPDNDEVGKKHMIQVAQALKPFVNSMKWLNLDVPEKGDVYDWLKAGHTPKELWELAKEAETYEPPAPLTVIEGGRDVVRQKYFDGGKFVPAWLAEDIMRDVPVLFDTQQLFIYQDGVYVPDNGDWYVKKLCQDRLGIEYRQNREAETIAYIKRSALIDTDRLNPDDGLINVRNGLLNWRSGKLLPHTHERLSTIQLPVEYHPNAKCPHIQKFLQEVMPGDAIPVVLEFLGYCLVTHTRYEKALMLTGTGANGKSVFIHLLTALVGKENAVSVPFQELADSRWKRADLQGKLVNTFADISHKAVENSGVFKAIVSGDTIDAERKGKDPFYYQPFAKLVFSANELPSSLDVSDGYFRRWLIVPFPNRFEGKKADKKLLDKLTTPEELSGLLNLAVEGLRRLDSQGDFSHSETVHNMVEQYRQDVDNVTAFVNECCLVDDDAAVPKTELYEAYQAFCEENGMRPLGRNRFNRRLKEVVTGIKEDKNSGIRKWKGICLANHDNLDTRGGYIWI; encoded by the coding sequence ATGACTTATCCTTATCATATCACAAACGATTTTGATTTAAAAGCGAAACTGGAAAACCTCTTGCCTCATCCCATCCGTTGGAAAGGCGTCCAAGGCATGACCAGGTGCCCGTTTCACGATGACCGCAATCCTTCTTTTACTGTCAATGTGGAAAAAGGCGTCTGGCACTGTTTTGCCGGATGCGGGAGCGGGACAGTGCAGGAACTGGTCAAACGTTTGGGTGGTGACCTAAAGAGTAAACCCAAGCAACGCAAACACCAGCATGAATATGTCTATACGGACGCAGAAGGAAACCCCGTGCTAATGGTTGCCAGGGATGATGCGCCACAGGGGAAGCGTATCGTTCAGTATCACCATAAGGATGGCCAATGGTACACAGGAAAAGGACACGCCAAACCTGTACCTTACAACTTGCCTTTGCTCATCAGAGCCATTGAGGCGGGGAATCCTGTTTTTGTGGTGGAGGGGGAAAAATGTGCTGATGCGCTGAGCGCTTTCCAGTGCCCTGCCACCACCAATGCCGGAGGCGCAGGCAAATGGCCACAGGATGAGACGTATAACGCTTATTTCAAGGGTGCTGATGTCATCCTCATTCCAGACAATGATGAAGTTGGCAAAAAGCACATGATACAGGTAGCGCAAGCGTTGAAGCCGTTTGTGAACAGCATGAAATGGCTGAACCTGGACGTGCCGGAAAAGGGAGACGTCTATGATTGGCTGAAAGCCGGTCATACGCCAAAGGAATTATGGGAGTTGGCCAAGGAGGCAGAAACCTATGAGCCCCCCGCTCCCTTGACCGTGATTGAAGGCGGCAGGGATGTCGTCCGCCAAAAATACTTTGACGGCGGGAAGTTTGTTCCTGCCTGGCTGGCAGAGGACATCATGAGGGATGTTCCTGTACTTTTTGACACTCAACAGCTTTTCATCTATCAGGATGGTGTCTATGTGCCCGATAACGGCGACTGGTATGTGAAAAAACTGTGCCAAGACCGTCTAGGCATTGAATACCGCCAGAACAGGGAAGCCGAAACAATTGCCTATATCAAGCGTTCAGCACTGATTGACACAGACCGACTTAACCCCGATGACGGACTTATCAATGTACGCAATGGGCTTTTGAACTGGAGAAGCGGGAAGTTATTGCCTCATACCCACGAGCGGCTGAGTACCATCCAATTGCCTGTGGAGTACCATCCCAATGCCAAGTGCCCACATATCCAAAAATTTTTGCAAGAAGTGATGCCTGGCGATGCGATACCGGTTGTCCTGGAGTTTTTGGGCTATTGCCTGGTTACACACACACGCTACGAAAAGGCCCTTATGCTGACCGGCACGGGAGCCAATGGCAAAAGTGTGTTCATCCATCTGCTTACCGCGCTAGTTGGTAAGGAAAATGCTGTTTCTGTTCCCTTTCAGGAACTGGCTGACAGCCGGTGGAAACGTGCCGACTTACAAGGCAAGTTGGTCAATACATTTGCCGACATCAGCCACAAAGCCGTGGAAAACAGTGGTGTGTTTAAAGCGATTGTTTCAGGGGATACGATTGATGCCGAACGAAAAGGCAAAGACCCCTTTTACTATCAACCGTTTGCCAAGCTGGTGTTCAGTGCCAATGAACTGCCGTCCAGCTTGGATGTGTCGGATGGATATTTTAGGCGTTGGCTGATTGTGCCGTTCCCTAACCGTTTTGAAGGGAAAAAGGCGGACAAGAAGCTTTTGGACAAACTGACCACACCAGAAGAATTAAGCGGCTTGCTCAACCTGGCCGTGGAAGGATTGCGGCGTTTGGACAGCCAAGGCGACTTTAGCCACAGTGAGACTGTTCACAATATGGTTGAGCAGTACCGCCAGGATGTGGACAATGTCACAGCGTTTGTTAATGAGTGCTGTCTGGTGGACGATGATGCCGCTGTTCCCAAAACAGAATTATATGAAGCATACCAGGCTTTTTGTGAGGAAAACGGCATGCGGCCGCTGGGCAGGAACCGATTCAACAGGCGGTTGAAAGAGGTTGTTACTGGTATCAAGGAAGACAAGAACAGCGGCATAAGGAAGTGGAAGGGTATCTGTCTTGCCAATCACGACAACCTCGACACAAGGGGAGGGTATATATGGATATAA
- a CDS encoding helix-turn-helix domain-containing protein, whose translation MTKLEYLRRMRGISQKELAENLGISPTIIVQIERHHRAAYPKLRKNVSLYFGIEEDRLFDERGWAKPMELVEI comes from the coding sequence ATGACCAAGCTCGAATATCTCCGCAGGATGCGCGGTATCAGCCAAAAGGAACTGGCTGAAAACCTAGGCATCAGCCCCACTATCATTGTTCAGATTGAAAGACACCACAGAGCCGCATATCCAAAGTTGCGGAAAAATGTAAGCCTGTATTTTGGCATTGAAGAAGACCGCTTGTTTGATGAGCGGGGATGGGCAAAACCAATGGAACTGGTGGAGATTTAA
- a CDS encoding sigma-70 family RNA polymerase sigma factor — protein MRVCQFPKTALYQPFLATAIFQGHTIKPFPLTENVVNRVTCPHFNMSHYLWQGLLYNRCIRWQWQVSFEVKNTLIDESLPRKAIVRERNWFKAFFRKLAEEGIITETEYKVLYWHKIRGLKQKEAAQRLDLTIDQVKKAVYRGKRKLVDKADAFQVIWEEFKWFHDRNSMRLSWEEERRMRLDSNYLPVSYPEWEGLWLDFFPDSHWLERKLKEIGTNRYSDIKKKSEKEEKERKRIMQKLLAELPPYLREDLLQNE, from the coding sequence GTGCGCGTCTGCCAATTCCCAAAAACCGCTTTATATCAACCTTTTTTGGCGACTGCCATTTTTCAGGGACACACGATTAAGCCTTTTCCCTTGACTGAAAATGTGGTGAATCGTGTGACCTGTCCACATTTTAACATGAGTCATTATCTTTGGCAAGGATTATTGTATAATAGATGTATAAGATGGCAGTGGCAGGTGAGTTTTGAAGTGAAAAATACACTTATTGACGAGAGTCTCCCGCGTAAAGCAATCGTGAGAGAAAGAAACTGGTTTAAAGCGTTTTTTCGTAAATTAGCCGAAGAAGGCATCATTACTGAAACAGAATATAAAGTTTTATACTGGCACAAAATCAGAGGACTGAAACAGAAAGAGGCGGCCCAGCGTCTTGATTTAACTATCGACCAAGTTAAAAAAGCTGTATACAGAGGAAAAAGAAAGCTAGTTGATAAAGCAGATGCTTTTCAGGTTATCTGGGAGGAATTTAAATGGTTTCACGACAGAAATAGCATGAGATTGTCATGGGAAGAAGAACGAAGGATGAGGCTTGATAGCAATTATTTACCGGTATCCTATCCAGAATGGGAGGGCTTATGGTTAGATTTTTTTCCGGACAGTCATTGGCTTGAAAGAAAACTGAAGGAGATAGGAACAAACAGGTATAGTGATATAAAGAAGAAATCAGAGAAAGAAGAAAAAGAACGAAAAAGGATAATGCAGAAACTTTTGGCCGAGTTGCCCCCATATTTACGAGAAGACTTGCTACAAAATGAATAA